The Bacteroidota bacterium genomic interval ACACCGAATTACTGGTTATACCGCTCCCCAAACCATGAGCCCTGCCAGACACCACTATCTGGGAATCGATGAGAGCGACCTAGATCGTGAGGTGTACCGGATCTTCAGTTTGCAACGGCTCTTGGAACTGCTCCGCTCGGAGCGCAACACCTTAGTCCGTCCGTCTCTCTGGGACGATCCGTTCGAGAACTACGTGCTCAGCGCCGTCGAGAGGCTGAAGTCAGACGAGAGGTTTTCGATTGGATTCAAGGACAAGCTCTACGGCCAGTGCTGGACTTTGGATCGTGATTCCGACGCAATGTGGCGGATCTATTCTCCCGACAGGCAAGGCGTTCGTGTTCGGTCTACCATCAGGCGTCTGCTCGAATCCCTTCTAGATACGTCGAAATCGTACCCTGAACTGAGCTGTTTCATCGGGAAAGTCAGCTACCTTCCCCAATACAAGCTCGTCCAGATGCTGAACGACGCTGGAGGATCGGGCAGCGGTATCCTTGATCCATCCGGCAGAGGTCAAGCCAGAACGCTGCTTGTGAAGCGCGAGGAATTCAGTCACGAGAAGGAAATTCGGCTTATTCACTTCAGTCACGAGGACGACTACTCGTCGGAGATCTAT includes:
- a CDS encoding DUF2971 domain-containing protein, with the protein product MSPARHHYLGIDESDLDREVYRIFSLQRLLELLRSERNTLVRPSLWDDPFENYVLSAVERLKSDERFSIGFKDKLYGQCWTLDRDSDAMWRIYSPDRQGVRVRSTIRRLLESLLDTSKSYPELSCFIGKVSYLPQYKLVQMLNDAGGSGSGILDPSGRGQARTLLVKREEFSHEKEIRLIHFSHEDDYSSEIYQYPINPTKLIDEVAFDPRLSEEMVDLFSDFFYGLGFSKRQVRQSPLYKLPDLEVKLRGV